From Glycine max cultivar Williams 82 chromosome 11, Glycine_max_v4.0, whole genome shotgun sequence, the proteins below share one genomic window:
- the LOC100809339 gene encoding transcription initiation factor TFIID subunit 10, whose protein sequence is MNQNPQSSDGRNDDDSALSDFLASLMDYTPTIPDELVEHYLAKSGFQCPDVRLTRLVAVATQKFVAEVAGDALQHCKARQATIPKDKRDKQQKDKRLVLTMEDLSKALREYGVNLRHQEYFADSPSTGMDPATREE, encoded by the exons ATGAACCAGAACCCGCAATCAAGTGATGGAAGGAACGATGACGATTCTGCTCTCTCTGATTTCCTCGCTTCCTTAATGGATTATACTCCCACT ATACCCGATGAATTGGTGGAGCATTACTTGGCCAAGAGCGGTTTTCAATGTCCCGATGTTCGATT GACTAGGTTGGTAGCTGTTGCCACTCAGAAGTTTGTAGCTGAAGTTGCAGGAGATGCACTTCA GCACTGCAAAGCAAGACAAGCAACAATTCCAAAAGACAAAAGAGACAAGCAGCAGAAG GATAAGCGCCTTGTTTTGACAATGGAAGACCTTTCAAAGGCATTGCGTGAG TATGGCGTGAATTTAAGGCATCAAGAATATTTTGCTGATAGTCCTTCTACCGGAATGGATCCTGCTACTCGTGAAGAATGA